The nucleotide sequence agtggcaagAGAGAACGGATGCGCAAGGAGCGGCAAGACTGCACGCTTTTTCCTTTCAAGTCGCTACCTTCTCAAGGGGCCTGTTCACTGAACACGTGCCCGCCAGTCCGACTCCGTCGACGTGGCCGTGGGTGATGTCTATGCGTGGTTTGTTGTTGGCGTAGTTCATGCGCGCACTAAAGTCGAACACACAACCTCGGGAGAACAGCagagagggcggagaggcTCGCGCAATTCActgatgcgtgcgtgcgtgcgcgatgTGCGTGAAAGCGGAGGCTGATGGTCCTCTTTCAGAGCGCACGAAAGAGGGAaaaatgtgtgtgtgcgcgtggtggTGAGCGGTAAAGGAGGCGCGCAGGTCGACGCGCGAGGGGTGAGGCAATCGTGCCCGGTCATTGTGTGCCACGCCTATCTAACAGCACGTGTGTGGGTCTGTTTCAATAAGAGGCTTTGCGTGCTACTTGCGTCTGAAGCTcccggccccccccccctcccaccggTCCCTTCCCTCTGATGACAGCTCTCTACCGCAGATGGATTTGCCATccaccccacctccctcttctgcgcTTGCTCTCTTTCGCGATGGGATAGACAGACCTACGCATACGCAGgcacgcagacgccgctACGgttctctttccttctcctcttgtGCAAGTTTCGGCATTTTTGTTAGACACGGCTGCCACACGCATCTTCGCACTCGTCTTATTCCAGTTGTCGCTCGACTCTTCACCACCGAAGGTGCCagtgcacatacacacacacacatacacacggaCACCGTTGCACCATCCctactccctccctcacgctctcctccccaccATGATGCAGGAGTTCCACGCGTTCTCGGTGTCCCCAAACAAGGAGCACAAGCTAGAGATCCCGGCGGGGTGCGGCTTCCACCTCTCTGTCGTTTCGCTGCCGCGAGGCACCAACGGCAAGTCGACGGTTTACGTGTCGGCGGATGGCAAGTCGTACGCGCTGGCCTCTCTCGACTCTCAGCAGAACGTTCTTCAGGCACCTACCGACCTTATCTTCAACTACCAGCAGCAGGTCATCTTTTTCGCGAAGGGCTCGGCGACAGTGCACTGCGTCGGCTACCGCCAGGAACTGGATttcagcgacgacgacgatgcgccTTTCGCCatggagagcggcagcgatgacgacaCCCGTGACGCTAAGAAGGCGGCGGTAAAGCTGCCGGCAGATGCCATCACGGATGCTGAGACGGCAAAGAGAAaacccgctgctgctgcggctgccaccgAGAGCGTCTCCGAGGATGAAGAGGATGAGGATGAAGATGAGGAGCTGGCCGATAGCGCCGAGGAAGCGTCTGCAGATGCGGCGTCCGATGAAGGGAGCGACGGAGAAGAAAtagaggaggacgaggacgaggaagaagagaatgATGAGGAgtacgacgacgatgacgagaTCGACAGCGACATTGCCAAGGAGCCGAGGGGGATGCAGGCCCGCCACGTTGACCCCACCGCCCCTTCTtcggaggacgaggaggatggcACCGATGGcaacgatgacgaggagagCGATGAAGAGATGGACAGTGATGACCTCGCCGCTAtggaagaggacgaggaggacgtcgatgacgatgacgacgaggacatcgatgacgatgacaaggaggaggcggagccgcCGATGAAGGTGATACGCGCAGAGGGTCGTCCCAGCGGCGGCTCTCTGCAGAGTCGCCCGAGCGCTGGCGGCTCGCCGCAGGGCCTCAAGAAGAACGGTAGTGGTTCTTCGCAGGGCCGCCCTAACGGCCACTCCCCGCAGGGCCGCCCGAGCGCTGGCGGCTCGCCGCAGGGCCTCAAGAAGAACGGTAGTGGTTCTTCGCAGGGCCGCCCTAACGGCCACTCCCCGcagggccgccgcggcttctGAGcgatcgctgccgccaaaGTTAAGCGTCACACGGGCATTAAGGGAGGTGAAAGGCACCGGCGAACTCGCGGCACCGAAGGCGGCTGGGATGGAGGATGGGGAAGGCGTGCAAGGGCTTGACACTCGGCCTGTTCCTCCTCCTGTGCTCGGCCCCTCGGATTCCAGCCCTCCTCTTGCGTGCGTCTCGTGCCCTGTCTCATCCACAGAGCCCATCCCCTACCTCTCCCTGTTTCCGTGTGCCAGCCGCTGCCTCGGTCGGCGTCATCTTCCTCGTGTTGACCTCCTAACGTGTAATGTTCTAGGCTCTCCTTGCCTTTGCTCGTCTCCCGTTGTGGGTGCTGCGGTGGGACTGTCTTgttgtctctctctataAGCTAACATGTTGAGCAAGCACTGGGGGGAGGCGGATATGCGTGCCCGCGCACCTCTTCATCTGTGGTGGAACAATTTAAGTGcctgtgtctctgtgtgtgcctgaTGGGCGCTCGTGCTCCCTCGGTCCCGATCTCGCCGCATATCCACGTTGTTTCTCTCGCCttcgcctgccgctgcgtgtAGCACGACAGACGacagcgagaaagagaggcgcGTGCCAGAGAgcgggaagaagagggagggagggagggatgaCGAGCACAAGGCCGCCGTCGAGGGTGGTAGCGTTGGGCTTCAGCGCATATATTGTTGCTGCCCGTCTGTCTGCTGCACCATGTGCACGGTCGGGTGTGTGAGCGCCCGCTGCCCGATGTGTGTCTCGGGTGCCACCGCGTATTCCATCTTGTTGTTGGTCAGAAGATGCTTAACCTTCCTGAGTttgtcgtcgccgcctcttcccttcaTTCTCCCTAGTCGCGCATGCCGGgtgggcgggagagggagtccgagggggtgggggagtgGGGAGCGCACGCTCCCCACACGATGGGTTGCCGTGCACTGCGAAAAGGACTCGAGTCCCACACGGACAGCACCACGACACGATCGCCCCACGCGGGGCGCAAAGAACAGCgcaacggtggcggcagacgACACATAGGATCACCTCCGCCGCTCCGTGGCGGCATGAGCGAAGCATAAAACATACGAACGAAAAGCGCGACAAGAACTGAAATCGGGGGTGAGTGGGTGGCTTCCTGATATGGCCCCTCGAAGGAATGAGTTAGGTTTGGGAGAGCGAGCCGCTCTGCATGATTTTGGCTCTGTGGGCGTGATGGAATAACGAGAAgcgacggcggaggaggagaggttagaggggggaggggcaatGGTGTGGCAGGCCACACCGCTCCTCTAcacaccctcctcccaccctgctgctgctgctgttgttccGCCCCGCATAACAATACTTTGCTGTCTTCCTGTGCCGCTCGCTGCCAGCGTATCGCCCGTGTCTCTTGTCTACcggctctcctctccctttcttcaCCGGTTTATGCCGACCTGCATGCTTCGCGTCGCAGGTCGTGgtccctccgccgcctcgaaACCTACACAAAACGACACGCACAGGCGATCATGGCCGAGCTAGCTAACCCCAACCCCACCGTGTTCGAGCCCACGCATGACCCGCTCAAAGGCCGCACGGATGCGGAGCGCGTGGCtgaggatgacgaggacgcgGAGGACCCCATCGACGCATGGGAAGTGTTCGAAATGATCCGCCGCATCCGCGACCCTGAGCACCCCAACTCGCTCGAGCAGCTGAAAGTCGTCGAGCCCTCGCTCATCACCGTCGATTGGAAGAAGCGGCACATCCGTGTTCTCTTTACTCCGACGGTGCCGCACTGCAGCCTGACCACGCTGATTGGTCTGAGCATCCGTCTGCAGCTCGAGCGATCGCTACCCGAGTACACGAAGGTCGACATCTACGTCACCCCCGGCACCCatgagcaggaggcgcaggtgaACAAGCAGCTCAACGACAAGGAGCGCGTTGCGGCCGCGCTGGAAAACTGCAATCTGCTGAACGTGGTGGAGTCGTGCATAAACGAGTTTGATGAGTGACAAGACTACAACCCCTTCctcgcggcagcgacggtgtGATCATGGCTGCGGTTGTGGTGGCTGTTTGCGTGGCGGTTATTCGTCAGCCAGCCAGTAGGAGTTGTGCGACGGCTGTAGCGTCGCTTCTCTGTATGTGCTCTGTGATGGCCAGCGActtctgtgtgcgcgtgtacatTTtccgtgcgcgcgtctgtcTGGCACAGAGGGGGCGCGTGCCCGCGTGCCCGCGTATCTTgttcctgtgtgtgtgtgccctaTCCAGTGCAAAGGTGAACCCccccctgccgccgccgccgctcggcTTCTCAAACAAGAAAAAACGAAATGAGTCGTCTGAACGCCGTCGCCTCacgtgccggtgccgctgccggtgggTCTGCAAGCACGTGCAGAGGCTGCCCCTGCACATGCTTGCAcactcttccctcccttctcaGTGCCTCGAGACACCGTGGAAAAGCATCTACTTacctccaccgccacagcgGTCGCATCGTCGCCCCCCTCCAAACAGTAGCCACCTGAGCACGGACCGCCAGATAGTGtttccgtctctctctctgtatgcgCCCGCTGTCCCCCTGCCACCCCACAcacgttctctctctgtcggtCAGCGCAACCCTCCTTGACTGAATTCAGCGTACCCGCGCATCGTATGTTGAACGGGCTCACCGCCGCGGGCGCCGACTTCACTATCCCCAATCAGCTTAGGTATTGAGACACGCGTTTTCGAGCGAAGGtggagcgtgtgtgcgtgttagGGACGTGGGAGGGTGCTGTACAtcctgcctctccccctcacaGCATGGACGGGGTCCAGTCTGCGCACGCCGTCGTCCTCTTCtgcctttttgttttgtgcgCCATCACCCTCCTCTCGTTTCTTCGGCATGGTGTAGCACACAGATGCACCTCCCCCACCTTGCTGACACCCGAAGTCCGGACACACGCCTGCTCACCCACCACATATGTGTCTGCTCCCTCCTTCCTGTATTCATAGCCGTTGATCTGCAGTGCGATGAAGATGGATGCGTCAGCTGTCAGGCACTCCTCGCAGCGGACGAGTGACAGTACGTCTACCTCCCACGTTCTCTTAACCGACAACGACGAtgaccaccgccgccaccatcatGTCCCTATCACCGTCCCGTCCAACAGAAGCAACTCAACCTCCactccgccgctgctctcgatGCGGTACAGCGGACGTGCGCTGTCTTCCTCGCACAGTCACGTCACCTACGGCGGGGACGCCTCGGCGCAGAAGCTGACGTCGACTTCATCAGCCTCGTCTCTCTTCACGTGCCTGAGCACTTCGCTTTCGGGCTCTGAGGCGTGCAAGGCCGCTGTCCTAGGCGATGCACGAGCCACGAGGGACACGGAAGGCATGACAACGCcggacgccgtcggcgctgctgccgcacaggATGTAtcatcgccgcggcgcagctctgtAGCATGCCCCTTGACGGTGTCGACCACAGAGCACGTGGCGGTGCTCACCGCCCCCGAGAACGGCCAggatgcggaggaggtgcatAGTTGCGTGACATTGTCCTCCACGGCAACTTCTCCAGGAACGTCTcctgtggcagcggtgttgccgccactgccacagcagcggcgggtgctCCTGTCATCGTCCAGCAACGAACGCCAATACACGTCGCCGGCAACGGCACCGCATACGGAGGAggccgcgcagctcctctccTGTAGCAGTTCTTCCCCCAGCATCATCACGGTGTTCACCCCGCCTGCGATGACGAGAGagaccgccgccgacgcgccgTTTTCCATGAGCCCGGCGCCGTCGAAACCTCCCGCCGGACCCtcggccgcgacggcgacagccaTGATGACGTGCCACGCCAGAGCATTGAGCGACGCCGAAAAGGAAGGCGTGGGACACGAAGCCCGTGCCCGGCCCTACATGCTGCTCGACTCGGACTGCGGTGGTAGATCCGCCGACTGTGCCGCCGGCACTCCGGCGGCGTCAACAGAAAGCGAGCAGCAGGGCCGCTCATTGCAcgagacagagacacgcgcaccgccagcgaACGGCCCGGTCTGCGACGTTGAAGAcgctgaggaggcggcgccagcagctccgtcagcCATCAtcacgccagcggcggcggaacgCGCGCTATCGAGTGAGCAGCGCTACGCCTTCCACGCGGCAGTAAAGGAGCACCGGAGTGTGTTTATcactggcggcgccggcaccggcaagtcgcacctgctgcgcaccatTATTCGCGCCCTACCCTCCTCGTGCACGTTCGTCACCGCGACGACAGGCATTGCCGCTCTCAACCTCAGCGGCTCGACGCTGCACAGCTTCGTCGGCTGCGGCATCCCCAGTCGAAACAGCAAGGGCGACAGTCTGCTGAGCATCGTTCTCAgcaagcagcggtgcgtgcgcagctggcgcactTGCCGCGTACTGATCATAGACGAAGTGTCTATGCTCGAGCCAAGCTTCTTCGACGTGGTCGACTACATCGCTCGACACGTGCGCAACCGCCCGCACGAGCCGTTCGGCGGCATTCAGCTCATCCTCTCGGGCGACTTCCTCCAGCTCCCACCGGTGTCGCGCGaacggcgcggcagcagcccgcAGTTCTGCTTCGAGACGGAGGCGTGGTGGAGGGTGAACCCGAGGGTATGCCTGCTCTCAACGCCGTTCCGCCAACGCAGCCTGCGCTTCTTTGCCATCTTGAACGAGATGCGCgtcggcgagctgcagccgGACTCGGTCGAGCTGCTCTACTCGATGGACACGACGGAGCGGGTGCACTTTGTGCGGCGCACGGGCATCGCCACAGATGTGAAGGTGGAGGACGACCACGGACCACCGGAGGTGGTGCGAGTGGGCCTCAAGCGAGCGGCGGACGTGagcgccgaggcggcagtacgcagcgcagccgcctgcAAGACGGAGATGTCGGCTACGAGTATGCGACGGACACGGCTGGAGCTCGTCAACGGCCTCGGGCGCGCCATGGATGCCCCGTTCGACGGCTACACAATCCTTCGTTCCACCCGCGCCGAGGTGGACGCGGAAAACGAACGGTACTACCGCCAGCTCAACACCGAGATCTTCATGTACCACGGCTTCCACACGGGCAAGGGTGACTTTCCGGATAGCTCACTGACAAGGATTGTGCACCTGCGCAAGGGCTGCCGTGTTATGCTCATCAAAAACTTCGACCCTCGGCTAGGGCTCGTcaacggcagcaccggcaccatCACCGACTTCGTGAGCTTCGCCAACGGTTACCTGTTCAAGACGCAGGGCAtcagcgccgacgacgcaCGATCCATCTGCGTTGGGCGAGGCACGATGATGGACCAGCGGCACACGATGTTGCCGGTTGTCGCCTTcgggctgcgctgcgctgatGGCACCGTGGCGACACGCGAGCTCGTTGTGGAGCCGCAGGAGTGGAAGGAGATGCTTGGGTCGCGCGAGGTGTCACGCTCTGTGCAGATCCCGCTCATCCTTGCCTATGCCATCACTATCCACAAGTCGCAAGGGATGTCGCTGACGCAGGTGGACATCGACTTCAAGAAGGTATTTGAGTCTGGCCAGTCGTACGTGGCGCTGTCGCGGTGCACTGATATGGAGAGCGTGCGGCTGCACGGATTCGATGCCCATCGCGTCAGCGCAAACCCCACCGCTCTCGCGTACTACAAGGCGCTGGCTCTGCAGCaagagcggctgcggtggcgtcgcaCTCATGTGCCGCGGATGGTGGAGGCCGAGGAAGCCATGGAGGCGTTCAGCTGCACCCCGTATGGGTACGTGCTTCTCAACGAGGCCGAGACGCTGGCGCGACACGGGAGGGAGGACCGCGCGACCGGGTTCAGCACCAGCTTCAATAGTTTCGCGTCCACGTCCACGTCGTCCAGCCGCTCCCCGGCATCCGACGGGGACTGCCTCAAGCCGGAGGACTTCGACGACGAGAACTGGGCCGCCGTGAAGGTGGTGGGGAAAgagcggcgcgacggcggcggcgacggatGCACGCAGAGGCGACGCGAAAAGCACCACCGGCACCGAGAAGGCCACGCATGCGCGGACGATCATAGCGCGGGGCGCACTCGCGCATATGCGCGTGACGGGCTCGACGGGGAGCCGAgtgacggcagcgacgatgacggcgacgacatgAACGAGACAACGCGGCTAGAcaagctgcggcgccgcatcgtgccgctgctgacgacggcggccatgGTGAAGCGCCTCGTCACACGTCAAGCAATGCCGCTACATCGCGTCCGTAACTcgcgcatcgtcgtcgacgcgcacgcgctaTTTCAGCTCGTGGCGGGGCCGGAgtccgcagcggcgtttGATGTGCTCTTTGGCCAGCAGGACAACATGATGAGGGTGCCGTtgtgcgtgcacacgctcgtcacggaggcggcggcgtaccGGAGCTGCTCCGAGTCCCTCAGCCAGTCGGTGTCACCGCATCAGCCCGTGGACGGGTtacgcagcagccgcggcgacgccctCGTGGGCTACGACACCTGCAGAGGAAGCTTAGGTGGGGCGGGGTGCGAACCGTTCGATGCCCCGCTGCTCGCAGCCTCCCACGCGGCAGCCGAGGCTCTTGCGGTGATGGAGCGGGCGAAGCAGGACTTCATTCTCGACGTGCAGCGACCAGAGCAAACatgcgcgctgccggcggcggacCCTGGCTGGCTGCGGTTCAcagtggtgctgccgctgctccgccatcGACAGGCGAAGGCCCGAACGAAGGACGGGCCCGGTGTCGATGCTGCGAGTGACGCGGGCGGTGCGTGCCGCGAGGTGGACTTCATCCTCAACCGCGACCCCCGCGAGAttctccaccaccgcgccatCCTCGAGTATGCCATGTACTTGCAGGCCTCCTTCGGCGAAGACGTCGTTATCTGCACGGACTCCGTTCTACTGGCCGCGTACGCCTTtgcgtggcggctgcgcgtcgcGTCGATAGACTACTTGTGCGGCGATAACAGCGGTGCCGATGGCGTGGCTACTTGACGGGGCTGATGGGCTGGGGACAGAAAGGTCATGCGCTACAGAGTGCCCAGCGCGCAGACGAACACATGCGGGGCCCGGGGCACAGCTAGCGGATAATGTGAGGCCAGCGAGCGACTTTGGCCTCAGAAATGCCTCCGACGAAGTCAGAAAGCCACTGACCGCGCATGTGTCTCAGTGTGGGGTCTCTGCTTGTTTGATTGTGGGCGTCgttcccttttctttgtttgtCTTCTGCGCAGACTGCcatgtgtctctctctctctcacacacacagcgaagCATTCGTACGGA is from Leishmania donovani BPK282A1 complete genome, chromosome 7 and encodes:
- a CDS encoding PIF1 helicase-like protein, putative is translated as MTTPDAVGAAAAQDVSSPRRSSVACPLTVSTTEHVAVLTAPENGQDAEEVHSCVTLSSTATSPGTSPVAAVLPPLPQQRRVLLSSSSNERQYTSPATAPHTEEAAQLLSCSSSSPSIITVFTPPAMTRETAADAPFSMSPAPSKPPAGPSAATATAMMTCHARALSDAEKEGVGHEARARPYMLLDSDCGGRSADCAAGTPAASTESEQQGRSLHETETRAPPANGPVCDVEDAEEAAPAAPSAIITPAAAERALSSEQRYAFHAAVKEHRSVFITGGAGTGKSHLLRTIIRALPSSCTFVTATTGIAALNLSGSTLHSFVGCGIPSRNSKGDSLLSIVLSKQRCVRSWRTCRVLIIDEVSMLEPSFFDVVDYIARHVRNRPHEPFGGIQLILSGDFLQLPPVSRERRGSSPQFCFETEAWWRVNPRVCLLSTPFRQRSLRFFAILNEMRVGELQPDSVELLYSMDTTERVHFVRRTGIATDVKVEDDHGPPEVVRVGLKRAADVSAEAAVRSAAACKTEMSATSMRRTRLELVNGLGRAMDAPFDGYTILRSTRAEVDAENERYYRQLNTEIFMYHGFHTGKGDFPDSSLTRIVHLRKGCRVMLIKNFDPRLGLVNGSTGTITDFVSFANGYLFKTQGISADDARSICVGRGTMMDQRHTMLPVVAFGLRCADGTVATRELVVEPQEWKEMLGSREVSRSVQIPLILAYAITIHKSQGMSLTQVDIDFKKVFESGQSYVALSRCTDMESVRLHGFDAHRVSANPTALAYYKALALQQERLRWRRTHVPRMVEAEEAMEAFSCTPYGYVLLNEAETLARHGREDRATGFSTSFNSFASTSTSSSRSPASDGDCLKPEDFDDENWAAVKVVGKERRDGGGDGCTQRRREKHHRHREGHACADDHSAGRTRAYARDGLDGEPSDGSDDDGDDMNETTRLDKLRRRIVPLLTTAAMVKRLVTRQAMPLHRVRNSRIVVDAHALFQLVAGPESAAAFDVLFGQQDNMMRVPLCVHTLVTEAAAYRSCSESLSQSVSPHQPVDGLRSSRGDALVGYDTCRGSLGGAGCEPFDAPLLAASHAAAEALAVMERAKQDFILDVQRPEQTCALPAADPGWLRFTVVLPLLRHRQAKARTKDGPGVDAASDAGGACREVDFILNRDPREILHHRAILEYAMYLQASFGEDVVICTDSVLLAAYAFAWRLRVASIDYLCGDNSGADGVAT
- a CDS encoding RNA binding protein-like protein, with translation MMQEFHAFSVSPNKEHKLEIPAGCGFHLSVVSLPRGTNGKSTVYVSADGKSYALASLDSQQNVLQAPTDLIFNYQQQVIFFAKGSATVHCVGYRQELDFSDDDDAPFAMESGSDDDTRDAKKAAVKLPADAITDAETAKRKPAAAAAATESVSEDEEDEDEDEELADSAEEASADAASDEGSDGEEIEEDEDEEEENDEEYDDDDEIDSDIAKEPRGMQARHVDPTAPSSEDEEDGTDGNDDEESDEEMDSDDLAAMEEDEEDVDDDDDEDIDDDDKEEAEPPMKVIRAEGRPSGGSLQSRPSAGGSPQGLKKNGSGSSQGRPNGHSPQGRPSAGGSPQGLKKNGSGSSQGRPNGHSPQGRRGF